Proteins from a single region of Chitinibacter bivalviorum:
- the hexR gene encoding transcriptional regulator HexR codes for MLERIKTVIDSLSKSERKVAELVIAQPNLVANAPIAQIADLADVSQPTVIRFCRSLNCSGLQDFKLRLTRSLVSGVPYVHSMVSSDDSAHDLARKLFDNNISHLLRCRNELDTEVLERAIKVLSNTHKIEVWGQGQSGAVAIDAQNKFFRLGVPTVAYTDPHMHGMSASMLKPGDAVIAVSNSGRTLDMLRSVEIARDAGADVIGITHSKSPLAKRCNICLYADTMEDPDLYTPMITRIVHLVIIDVLAVGVALKRGPELIDQLEKMKRNMKEKRVRGHE; via the coding sequence ATGCTCGAACGCATCAAAACAGTAATTGATTCACTATCAAAATCTGAGCGTAAAGTCGCTGAGCTGGTGATCGCTCAGCCCAATCTGGTTGCAAATGCGCCGATTGCCCAAATTGCCGATCTTGCCGATGTATCTCAACCGACAGTGATTCGCTTTTGTCGTTCGCTCAATTGCTCAGGCCTGCAAGATTTCAAATTGCGCCTGACGCGTAGCTTGGTTTCGGGTGTGCCTTATGTTCACTCGATGGTGTCATCGGATGACTCGGCGCACGATCTGGCACGCAAATTATTCGACAATAATATTTCGCACCTGCTGCGTTGTCGCAATGAGCTCGACACTGAAGTACTCGAACGCGCGATTAAAGTCTTATCAAACACGCACAAAATCGAAGTTTGGGGCCAAGGCCAATCTGGCGCAGTGGCCATCGATGCGCAAAATAAGTTTTTCCGCCTCGGCGTTCCTACCGTTGCCTACACCGACCCGCACATGCATGGCATGAGCGCATCAATGCTCAAGCCCGGCGATGCGGTGATTGCCGTTTCCAACTCGGGCCGCACGCTCGATATGCTGCGCTCGGTTGAAATTGCCCGTGATGCCGGTGCGGACGTGATTGGCATTACGCACAGCAAATCGCCACTGGCTAAACGCTGCAATATTTGCCTCTACGCCGATACGATGGAAGACCCGGATTTGTACACTCCGATGATTACCCGCATCGTGCATTTGGTGATTATTGACGTACTCGCCGTTGGGGTTGCACTCAAACGCGGCCCAGAGTTGATTGATCAGCTCGAAAAAATGAAACGCAATATGAAAGAAAAACGAGTTCGCGGCCATGAGTAA
- the pgl gene encoding 6-phosphogluconolactonase codes for MALQWHEFSNKETLDQQLAATIADELKKAIAARGTAGLAVSGGRTPAGMFKALRNSDLDWSRVVITLVDERWVQPDHADSNERLTRENLLQDGAAAATFVSLVNTQATPHEALAEIEARLAKMPNPIDVVILGMGDDGHTASLFPAAAELEAACESTALLAAVTPPVAPHQRITLTLPTIVKSPKVLVHITGESKKELLLNAMAANVALTEQYPIRRVLDQVPLANVFWAA; via the coding sequence ATGGCTTTGCAATGGCATGAGTTTAGCAACAAAGAAACACTGGATCAGCAACTCGCAGCAACCATTGCTGACGAACTTAAAAAAGCGATTGCCGCGCGCGGCACTGCTGGCCTTGCGGTTTCTGGTGGTCGCACACCTGCAGGCATGTTCAAAGCTTTACGCAATAGCGATCTCGATTGGTCTCGCGTTGTAATTACCTTGGTCGATGAACGCTGGGTTCAGCCTGATCATGCCGATAGCAATGAGCGCTTAACCCGCGAAAATTTATTGCAAGATGGCGCCGCTGCTGCCACTTTCGTATCTCTGGTTAATACTCAAGCAACACCCCACGAAGCCCTCGCTGAAATCGAAGCGCGCTTGGCCAAGATGCCAAACCCCATCGACGTCGTGATTTTGGGCATGGGCGATGACGGTCATACGGCCTCATTATTCCCAGCGGCTGCTGAACTCGAAGCAGCATGTGAGTCAACTGCTTTGTTGGCCGCCGTTACGCCACCCGTTGCACCGCATCAGCGCATTACCTTAACGCTCCCAACCATCGTGAAAAGCCCGAAAGTATTGGTGCATATCACTGGCGAGAGCAAAAAAGAACTCCTGCTCAACGCGATGGCGGCAAATGTCGCACTCACTGAGCAATACCCGATTCGTCGCGTCCTTGATCAAGTGCCGCTCGCCAACGTATTTTGGGCGGCCTGA
- the zwf gene encoding glucose-6-phosphate dehydrogenase — MTAIDAFDIVFFGGTGDLALRKLLPALYHQDQDGNLPSQGRVICLGRSPSDTAAYVEKAHTKAKEYLGSHYNESDWNKFAARIEYLKVDANTEEDFVALAETLNKFPTRERVFYLSTAPDFFAPIAKNLAAQGLNEGHSRVVLEKPLGHDLDSSNKINDEVGEYFNEQQIYRIDHYLGKEPVLNLIALRFANTLLEPLWRREWIRDVQITVTEQVGVETRADFYDKTGALRDMVQNHLLQLLTIVAMEPPASIDADAVRDEKLKVLRALKPLTTDDVKTKVVRGQYRAGAVGGKPVIGYQDEPGVPAGSKAETFVALKAEIETWRWAGVPFFLRTGKRLGDRLAQIVINFREVPTSTFGKNTRPNRLVIELQPDESVRLYMMAKEPGKDRLREVYLDLDFKEAFSTRSPEAYERLLMDVIKGDLSLFVRRDEQRAAWRWVEPIIESWENSSEGPKTYTAGTWGPAASSALLSRDGLCWHEEA, encoded by the coding sequence ATGACTGCGATCGACGCTTTCGATATCGTTTTTTTTGGCGGCACAGGTGACCTCGCTTTACGCAAGTTACTTCCTGCACTTTACCACCAAGACCAAGACGGCAATTTGCCAAGCCAAGGTCGCGTCATCTGCCTGGGCCGCAGCCCGTCGGACACCGCAGCCTACGTTGAAAAAGCTCACACCAAGGCGAAAGAATACCTTGGCAGCCATTATAACGAAAGTGACTGGAATAAATTCGCTGCGCGCATTGAATACTTAAAAGTTGATGCCAACACCGAAGAAGACTTCGTTGCCCTCGCTGAAACTCTGAACAAATTCCCAACTCGCGAGCGCGTGTTTTATCTCTCTACCGCTCCTGATTTCTTTGCGCCTATTGCTAAAAACTTAGCCGCGCAAGGCCTGAACGAAGGCCATTCACGCGTCGTACTAGAAAAGCCGCTCGGCCACGACTTGGACTCATCGAACAAGATTAACGATGAAGTGGGTGAATACTTCAACGAGCAACAAATCTACCGTATCGACCATTACCTCGGTAAAGAGCCGGTACTAAATCTGATCGCACTGCGTTTTGCCAATACTTTGCTTGAGCCGCTGTGGCGCCGTGAATGGATTCGCGACGTGCAAATTACCGTGACTGAGCAAGTTGGCGTTGAAACCCGCGCAGACTTCTACGACAAAACGGGTGCTTTGCGCGATATGGTGCAAAACCACTTGTTGCAATTGCTGACCATCGTGGCAATGGAACCACCAGCATCGATTGATGCTGACGCTGTGCGTGACGAAAAACTCAAAGTATTGCGAGCTTTGAAGCCACTGACGACAGACGATGTAAAAACCAAAGTCGTACGCGGTCAGTACCGTGCTGGTGCGGTTGGCGGCAAACCTGTTATTGGTTACCAAGATGAGCCAGGCGTACCCGCAGGTTCGAAAGCTGAAACATTTGTCGCACTCAAGGCTGAAATTGAAACTTGGCGCTGGGCTGGTGTTCCTTTCTTCTTGCGTACCGGTAAACGCTTGGGCGACCGCTTGGCACAAATCGTGATCAATTTCCGCGAAGTGCCAACCTCGACCTTCGGTAAAAACACGCGCCCAAACCGCTTGGTGATTGAGCTGCAACCCGACGAATCAGTGCGCCTGTACATGATGGCCAAAGAGCCGGGCAAAGATCGTCTGCGCGAAGTGTATTTGGATCTGGACTTCAAAGAAGCGTTTAGCACTCGCAGCCCAGAAGCGTATGAACGCCTGTTGATGGATGTGATCAAAGGCGACCTCTCATTGTTCGTACGCCGTGACGAGCAGCGCGCAGCTTGGCGTTGGGTTGAGCCGATCATTGAATCGTGGGAAAACAGCAGCGAAGGTCCGAAGACCTATACCGCGGGTACTTGGGGCCCGGCAGCTTCATCCGCCCTGCTGTCTCGCGACGGTCTGTGCTGGCACGAAGAAGCTTAA
- the edd gene encoding phosphogluconate dehydratase, whose amino-acid sequence MSLHPGLVEVTQRVIERSKESRSRYLARLEQAASKEPVRKGLACTNQAHAWAAMPETDKIMMREMRQPNLAIVSAYNEMLSAHQPFETFPAIIKKAANQAGATAQFAGGVPAMCDGVTQGQPGMELSLFSRDVIAMSTAVALSHNMFDATLCLGVCDKIVPGLLIGALQFGHLPTIFVPAGPMTTGIANKEKNITRQLFAEGKVGRDALLASEEGSYHGPGTCTFFGTANSNQMLMEIMGLHMPGAAFTNPGTPLRDALTVAATKRAAQITALGNEFIPVGKVIDEKAIINGIIGLLATGGSTNHTIHLIAIARAAGVIINWSDFNDLSAIIPLLAKVYPNGAADVNHFHAAGGMGYLIRELLDAGLLHDDVWTAAGYGLRHYAQEPFLENGVAVWRPAPVQSGDDSVLRTAANPFQADGGTKLLQGNLGRAVIKTSAVAVEHRIVNAPAIVFDDQEDVIAAFKRGELERDFIAVVRFQGPRANGMPELHKLTPPLGVLQDRGFKVALVTDGRMSGASGKVPAAIHITPEVVSGGALGKVRTGDMILLNAETGELVAQVDAAEWDAREVATADLSANGHGMGRELFASFRAAATGAEDGAISMGLAH is encoded by the coding sequence ATGTCACTGCATCCTGGTTTGGTCGAAGTAACCCAGCGCGTTATCGAACGCAGCAAAGAATCACGTTCACGCTATCTGGCGCGATTAGAACAGGCGGCCAGTAAAGAGCCCGTACGAAAAGGTTTGGCTTGTACCAACCAAGCGCATGCTTGGGCTGCAATGCCTGAGACCGACAAAATCATGATGCGTGAAATGCGTCAGCCTAATTTGGCGATTGTGTCTGCCTATAACGAAATGCTCTCGGCACATCAGCCGTTTGAAACTTTCCCTGCGATTATCAAAAAAGCTGCCAATCAAGCTGGTGCAACGGCGCAGTTTGCCGGTGGCGTGCCTGCAATGTGTGATGGCGTGACCCAAGGTCAGCCAGGTATGGAGTTGTCGCTGTTTAGTCGCGATGTGATCGCGATGTCTACGGCTGTGGCGCTCTCGCACAATATGTTTGATGCAACTTTGTGTCTGGGTGTGTGTGACAAGATTGTTCCAGGCTTATTGATTGGCGCGCTGCAGTTTGGTCACTTGCCAACCATTTTTGTGCCTGCAGGCCCAATGACGACGGGTATTGCCAATAAAGAAAAAAATATCACTCGCCAATTATTTGCTGAAGGCAAAGTAGGTCGTGATGCTCTGTTGGCCTCTGAAGAAGGCTCGTATCACGGCCCGGGTACCTGTACTTTCTTTGGTACCGCCAACTCGAATCAAATGCTGATGGAAATTATGGGTTTGCATATGCCGGGCGCGGCATTTACCAATCCAGGTACGCCACTGCGTGATGCGTTGACCGTCGCAGCTACTAAACGTGCAGCGCAAATTACCGCACTGGGTAATGAATTTATCCCGGTCGGTAAAGTGATCGATGAGAAGGCGATTATTAATGGCATTATTGGTTTGCTGGCAACCGGTGGCTCAACGAATCATACGATTCACTTGATCGCGATCGCACGCGCTGCGGGTGTGATTATTAACTGGTCTGACTTTAACGATTTGTCGGCCATTATTCCGCTGTTGGCGAAGGTTTATCCAAACGGTGCTGCTGATGTGAATCATTTCCATGCGGCAGGTGGTATGGGTTATCTGATCCGCGAATTGCTTGATGCTGGATTGTTGCATGACGACGTTTGGACTGCAGCGGGCTATGGTTTGCGCCATTATGCGCAAGAACCATTCCTAGAAAATGGCGTCGCTGTTTGGCGTCCTGCTCCTGTACAAAGTGGCGATGATTCCGTTCTTAGAACTGCGGCTAATCCATTCCAGGCCGATGGTGGTACCAAATTACTGCAAGGTAATTTAGGGCGTGCTGTGATTAAAACCTCTGCAGTGGCAGTGGAGCACCGCATTGTAAATGCGCCTGCTATCGTCTTTGATGATCAAGAAGATGTCATCGCCGCATTTAAACGTGGCGAGTTGGAGCGTGACTTTATTGCGGTTGTTCGTTTCCAAGGTCCGCGCGCCAATGGTATGCCAGAGTTGCACAAGCTCACTCCGCCATTGGGTGTGTTGCAAGATCGTGGCTTTAAGGTGGCTTTGGTTACTGATGGCCGTATGTCAGGCGCATCGGGCAAAGTGCCTGCCGCGATTCATATTACGCCTGAGGTGGTTTCAGGTGGCGCACTGGGTAAAGTTCGTACCGGCGATATGATTTTGTTGAATGCTGAAACGGGTGAGCTTGTGGCTCAAGTGGATGCGGCAGAGTGGGATGCGCGCGAAGTTGCGACGGCTGATTTGTCGGCAAATGGACATGGCATGGGGCGTGAGTTGTTTGCTTCATTCCGTGCTGCGGCAACTGGTGCCGAAGACGGCGCGATTAGTATGGGTTTGGCGCACTAA
- the eda gene encoding bifunctional 4-hydroxy-2-oxoglutarate aldolase/2-dehydro-3-deoxy-phosphogluconate aldolase produces the protein MQIRDIMRSCTVMPVLVIENVEHAVPLAQALVDGGIRVLEVTLRTDAALAAVKAIADNVPGAIVGVGTVVRPEQFAQAKAAGAVFAVTPGLTPKLAAAARECGIELLPGVMTPSEAIAALEEGFDAMKLFPAEQAGSLAMLKALGGPLPQILFCPTGGVSVESAPKLLALPNVGCVGGSWLAPKDMVAKGDWAGITALAREAAALRP, from the coding sequence ATGCAGATTCGTGACATCATGCGCTCTTGCACTGTAATGCCGGTGCTGGTAATTGAAAATGTAGAGCACGCAGTGCCTTTGGCTCAAGCGCTGGTTGACGGCGGTATTCGTGTTTTGGAAGTGACGTTGCGTACTGATGCTGCGCTTGCTGCGGTAAAAGCGATTGCTGATAACGTGCCTGGCGCGATTGTGGGTGTGGGTACGGTAGTTCGTCCTGAGCAGTTTGCTCAAGCGAAGGCTGCTGGTGCAGTATTTGCCGTGACACCTGGTTTGACGCCAAAACTGGCCGCTGCCGCTCGTGAGTGCGGGATCGAGTTGTTGCCAGGTGTAATGACGCCATCTGAAGCGATTGCAGCTTTGGAAGAAGGTTTTGATGCGATGAAATTGTTCCCTGCTGAGCAAGCGGGCAGCTTGGCAATGTTGAAAGCATTGGGTGGCCCGTTGCCACAAATCTTGTTCTGCCCAACGGGTGGTGTGAGCGTAGAATCTGCCCCTAAATTGTTGGCATTGCCGAATGTGGGCTGTGTAGGTGGCTCTTGGTTGGCTCCTAAAGATATGGTTGCAAAAGGTGATTGGGCGGGGATTACTGCGCTCGCACGTGAAGCGGCTGCATTGCGTCCTTGA
- the gap gene encoding type I glyceraldehyde-3-phosphate dehydrogenase — protein MAIKVGINGFGRIGRMVFRAAVYNFADDIEIVGINDLLEPDYLAYMLKHDSVHGKFKGEVAIVDGNLVVNGKTIRLTAVKDPAELKWGEIGADVVVESTGLFLTKETCEKHMAAGAKKVIMSAPSKDDTPMFVYGVNDAAYAGQAIISNASCTTNCLAPIAKVINDNFGIKRGLMTTVHAATATQKTVDGPSNKDWRGGRGILENIIPSSTGAAKAVGVVIPEIKGKLTGMAFRVPTSDVSVVDLTVELNKEASYEEICAAMKAASEGTMKGVLGYTTEKVVSTDFRGEACTSTFDADAGIALDKTFVKLVAWYDNEWGYSSKVLEMVRVMAAK, from the coding sequence ATGGCTATCAAAGTTGGTATTAATGGTTTTGGTCGTATCGGCCGCATGGTATTCCGCGCTGCTGTTTATAATTTTGCCGATGATATCGAAATCGTTGGTATTAATGACTTGCTCGAGCCTGATTACCTTGCCTATATGCTCAAACACGATTCAGTGCACGGCAAATTCAAAGGCGAAGTGGCGATTGTTGATGGCAATCTCGTGGTAAATGGTAAAACCATTCGTTTGACTGCAGTTAAAGATCCTGCTGAATTGAAATGGGGTGAGATTGGTGCTGATGTTGTGGTTGAGTCTACAGGCCTGTTCCTGACTAAAGAGACTTGCGAAAAACACATGGCTGCTGGCGCTAAAAAAGTCATTATGTCTGCACCATCAAAAGACGATACCCCTATGTTCGTGTACGGTGTGAATGATGCCGCTTACGCAGGTCAGGCAATCATTTCTAATGCATCTTGTACCACTAACTGCTTGGCGCCGATCGCTAAAGTAATTAACGATAACTTCGGTATCAAACGTGGCTTGATGACGACTGTTCACGCAGCAACTGCAACGCAAAAAACAGTTGATGGCCCATCTAATAAAGATTGGCGTGGTGGCCGCGGTATTCTGGAAAACATCATTCCTTCTTCAACTGGCGCAGCTAAAGCCGTTGGTGTGGTGATTCCTGAGATCAAAGGTAAATTGACTGGTATGGCTTTCCGCGTACCTACTTCTGATGTTTCAGTAGTTGATTTGACTGTTGAATTGAATAAAGAAGCGTCGTACGAAGAAATTTGTGCTGCGATGAAAGCCGCTTCTGAAGGCACAATGAAAGGCGTCCTGGGTTATACCACTGAGAAAGTTGTATCTACTGATTTCCGTGGTGAAGCTTGCACATCAACTTTCGATGCAGATGCAGGTATTGCTTTGGATAAAACTTTCGTTAAATTGGTGGCTTGGTACGATAACGAATGGGGCTACTCTAGCAAAGTGTTGGAAATGGTTCGAGTTATGGCCGCAAAATAA
- a CDS encoding porin, protein MFKRVLMAAAVAAAVSAPAFADVSITGSMEMNLMFIDQAGSSNVQTLDRGLQIDFNGADKLDGGGKLIWKLSQKVTSGNTNANSKNALSQQAWGGREGWVGFTGDWGTFKAGRQFLNSYLTLDWPYGQGGNWQLAENNWYAGAAAGKLTANFLTGASLNYQSPSFSGFSFGAQYSWDVVNAATGSRQDGNKFSENYIADLSASYNAGSLGLNAGYLFGKDVAATGDASQYYIGATYGFDFGLNLRALYTGYSQDYATGTQDGYDWIVGGTYGFGKSFIKASYNGSDADGFSGSRAIASAEYGYSLSKNTVAYARYQWRNKEAGDLQYVMFGAWTGF, encoded by the coding sequence ATGTTCAAGCGCGTTCTTATGGCTGCTGCTGTTGCAGCTGCTGTTTCAGCTCCAGCGTTCGCTGATGTGTCTATCACTGGTTCTATGGAAATGAACTTGATGTTCATTGACCAAGCTGGTAGCAGCAACGTTCAAACTCTGGACCGTGGTTTGCAAATCGACTTTAACGGCGCTGACAAACTCGACGGCGGCGGCAAACTGATCTGGAAACTGTCTCAGAAAGTTACCTCTGGTAATACAAATGCAAACAGCAAAAATGCATTGTCTCAACAAGCTTGGGGCGGTCGTGAAGGCTGGGTTGGTTTTACTGGTGATTGGGGTACTTTCAAAGCTGGTCGTCAATTCCTGAACAGCTACCTGACTCTGGACTGGCCATATGGTCAAGGCGGTAACTGGCAGTTGGCTGAAAACAACTGGTACGCTGGCGCTGCTGCAGGTAAATTGACTGCTAACTTCTTGACTGGTGCTTCTTTGAACTACCAATCTCCAAGCTTCAGCGGTTTCAGCTTCGGCGCTCAATACTCTTGGGACGTAGTGAATGCAGCTACTGGCTCACGCCAAGATGGTAACAAATTCAGCGAAAACTACATTGCTGATTTGTCTGCTAGCTACAATGCAGGTTCATTGGGCTTGAACGCTGGTTACTTGTTCGGTAAAGACGTTGCTGCAACTGGCGACGCTTCTCAGTACTACATCGGCGCAACTTACGGTTTCGATTTCGGTCTGAACCTGCGTGCCTTGTACACTGGCTACAGCCAAGACTACGCTACTGGTACACAAGACGGTTACGACTGGATCGTTGGTGGTACTTACGGCTTCGGCAAATCATTCATCAAAGCTTCATACAATGGCTCTGATGCTGATGGCTTCAGCGGTTCACGTGCAATCGCTTCTGCTGAATACGGTTACAGCTTGTCTAAAAACACTGTAGCTTACGCTCGTTACCAATGGCGTAACAAAGAAGCTGGCGACCTGCAATACGTAATGTTCGGTGCATGGACTGGCTTCTAA
- a CDS encoding porin, which produces MNKIVAAAVAAAFIAPLAMADVDLGPVKIYGSLRSAVEVINVTPVAGTTVQDGQDSQTRLMDQTSKFGVKGDWKINDNIKAIGQLEARIYLGNSGDPLDGSKIGFGTRNTFIGLSGEKFGTVRLGRYDNQYKLIKKNALGAFDDIMNDASDPTNASNTILGRMGGREGDSVSYETPRLAGFAGGLSYNFGKVDSTNATASYKTTCVTVSNCTTTAVSSGDKINAPQFSALLNYQSQYFDAGVAYTKLSDAYYDLTGSKLSAKKELTGKTGGESADALSIGATGKFAGLHLSAVWERTNSNANGVGLALDQEQDSYGIQALYNWGDFDFQAGFAKAGDVKNNLKGVDVANTGAKQYNAGVSYKVHKQVRVIATYTKVDNESAATFASASGFATAKGADVGTFAIGLRGDF; this is translated from the coding sequence ATGAACAAGATTGTTGCTGCTGCAGTTGCTGCTGCTTTTATCGCCCCTTTGGCCATGGCAGATGTTGATTTGGGTCCTGTTAAGATTTACGGTAGCTTGCGCTCTGCAGTCGAGGTTATCAATGTGACTCCAGTTGCGGGCACAACTGTGCAAGATGGCCAAGATAGCCAGACTCGTTTGATGGACCAAACTTCTAAGTTCGGCGTTAAAGGCGACTGGAAAATCAACGACAATATCAAAGCGATTGGCCAGCTGGAAGCACGTATTTACTTAGGTAACAGCGGTGATCCATTGGATGGTAGCAAAATTGGTTTTGGTACTCGCAATACCTTCATCGGTTTGTCTGGTGAAAAATTTGGTACAGTGCGTTTAGGTCGTTACGACAACCAATACAAATTGATCAAGAAAAATGCTTTAGGCGCATTTGATGACATCATGAATGATGCATCTGATCCAACTAACGCATCAAACACTATCTTGGGTCGTATGGGCGGCCGTGAGGGCGATAGTGTTAGCTATGAGACTCCACGTTTGGCTGGTTTTGCAGGTGGTTTGTCTTATAACTTCGGTAAAGTGGACAGCACCAATGCAACTGCATCATACAAAACAACGTGTGTGACTGTTTCAAACTGCACAACAACTGCAGTTTCTTCTGGTGACAAAATCAATGCACCACAGTTCTCAGCCTTGCTGAACTACCAAAGCCAATATTTCGATGCTGGCGTTGCGTACACTAAATTGAGCGATGCCTACTATGATCTGACTGGTAGCAAGTTGTCTGCCAAGAAAGAATTGACTGGTAAAACTGGTGGTGAAAGTGCTGATGCCTTGTCTATTGGCGCTACAGGTAAATTTGCTGGTTTACATTTGAGCGCGGTTTGGGAGCGTACCAATTCGAACGCGAATGGTGTTGGCTTGGCTCTGGATCAAGAGCAAGACAGCTACGGTATCCAAGCTTTGTACAATTGGGGTGATTTTGACTTCCAAGCTGGTTTTGCTAAAGCTGGCGATGTTAAAAACAACCTGAAAGGTGTTGATGTGGCTAACACGGGCGCGAAACAGTACAACGCTGGTGTATCGTACAAAGTACACAAACAAGTGCGCGTTATCGCTACTTACACTAAGGTTGACAACGAATCAGCGGCAACCTTCGCATCTGCTTCGGGTTTCGCAACTGCTAAAGGTGCTGATGTAGGCACTTTCGCAATTGGCTTGCGTGGCGATTTCTAA
- the aroC gene encoding chorismate synthase: MSGNSLGLLFTVTSFGESHGAGIGCIVDGCPPGMDISVEDIQLELDRRKPGTSRHVTQRKEPDTVEILSGIYEGKTTGTPIALLIRNQDQRSQDYGKIVETFRPGHADYTYWHKYGIRDPRGGGRSSARETAVRVAAGAIAKKWLKEKFGIVIRGYMSKLGEIDIPFQSWDHVSENAFFAPNNDIVPQLEDYMDAIRKERDSVGAQISVVAENVPVGWGEPVYDRLDAEIAYAMMNINAVKGVEIGAGFDSIAQRGSVHCDELTPKGFATNHAGGILGGISTGQDITVNLAVKPTSSIAQERQSIDKNGNPVMMATTGRHDPCVGIRATPIAEAMLALVLIDHALRHRAQCGDVVVNTPRIPGKIA; this comes from the coding sequence ATGTCGGGCAATAGTTTGGGTTTGCTGTTTACAGTTACATCATTTGGCGAAAGCCATGGCGCGGGCATTGGTTGTATTGTCGACGGTTGCCCTCCAGGAATGGACATCTCGGTTGAGGATATTCAGCTCGAACTTGATCGCCGCAAGCCTGGTACTAGCCGCCATGTGACGCAGCGTAAAGAGCCCGATACGGTCGAGATTTTGTCTGGCATCTATGAAGGTAAAACCACCGGTACACCGATTGCTTTGCTGATTCGCAATCAGGATCAACGCAGCCAAGATTACGGCAAAATTGTCGAGACTTTCCGCCCGGGTCACGCCGATTACACCTACTGGCATAAATACGGCATTCGCGACCCACGCGGCGGCGGTCGCTCTTCGGCGCGTGAAACTGCCGTGCGGGTGGCGGCGGGCGCGATCGCCAAAAAATGGTTGAAAGAAAAATTCGGCATCGTCATTCGTGGCTACATGAGCAAGCTGGGTGAGATCGATATTCCATTCCAAAGCTGGGATCACGTCAGCGAAAATGCATTCTTTGCGCCAAACAATGACATCGTGCCACAGCTCGAAGACTATATGGATGCGATTCGCAAAGAGCGAGATTCGGTCGGCGCGCAGATTTCAGTTGTGGCTGAAAATGTGCCCGTGGGCTGGGGCGAGCCTGTTTACGATCGCCTTGATGCCGAGATTGCCTACGCGATGATGAACATCAACGCCGTCAAAGGCGTTGAGATCGGTGCGGGCTTTGACAGTATTGCCCAGCGTGGCTCTGTGCATTGCGATGAGCTTACGCCGAAAGGGTTTGCCACCAATCACGCAGGCGGTATCTTGGGGGGTATATCTACCGGGCAAGATATTACAGTGAATTTGGCGGTTAAACCCACCTCCAGTATTGCTCAGGAGCGCCAATCAATTGATAAAAATGGCAATCCAGTGATGATGGCAACGACAGGCCGCCATGATCCATGCGTTGGTATTCGCGCGACACCAATTGCCGAAGCAATGTTGGCCTTGGTGCTGATCGATCACGCTTTGCGTCACCGTGCGCAGTGCGGTGATGTGGTCGTTAATACGCCGCGCATTCCCGGGAAAATCGCCTAA
- a CDS encoding DUF4136 domain-containing protein: MSARWLLAVFALAILAGCASPTFVSTVSVRHQLPAGVLKASAPAASGAAAVQAAMARAKSFAIERTASQAQSLAYQEFETELAQHLVEQGLVWQHDPKLADWLVRFDYQIDDGKNKSYQQPIWGTVGYSVSYQRVIRGGSVIFIPRYYPETGIIGTQTVNETIFTREVFVDILDRKTLDKDQFAKLYEGRARNRSHHDELESAVPWLIRSLFLPFPGPSGVSREVRIPLATPKP; this comes from the coding sequence ATGTCTGCGCGCTGGCTGTTAGCGGTCTTTGCTTTGGCCATCTTGGCCGGCTGTGCCAGCCCGACTTTTGTTTCCACCGTATCGGTTCGCCATCAATTGCCTGCGGGAGTGTTGAAAGCTTCAGCGCCCGCCGCATCGGGTGCTGCGGCTGTACAGGCTGCGATGGCGCGCGCCAAATCGTTTGCCATTGAGCGCACCGCTTCGCAAGCGCAAAGTTTGGCATATCAAGAGTTTGAAACTGAACTGGCGCAGCATTTAGTCGAACAAGGCTTGGTTTGGCAGCACGACCCAAAATTGGCGGACTGGCTGGTGCGTTTTGACTATCAGATCGACGATGGGAAAAACAAAAGCTATCAGCAGCCGATTTGGGGTACCGTAGGCTATTCAGTGAGCTATCAGCGCGTTATCAGAGGTGGTAGCGTCATTTTTATTCCGCGTTATTATCCGGAAACAGGCATTATTGGCACGCAAACGGTCAATGAAACCATTTTCACCCGCGAAGTGTTTGTCGATATTCTTGATCGAAAAACCTTAGATAAAGACCAATTTGCCAAGCTCTATGAAGGTCGTGCGCGAAATCGCAGCCATCATGATGAGCTTGAATCCGCCGTGCCGTGGTTGATTCGCAGTCTGTTTTTACCTTTTCCAGGCCCTTCGGGCGTGAGCCGAGAAGTGCGCATACCCTTGGCGACGCCTAAACCTTAA